From Polyangiaceae bacterium, a single genomic window includes:
- a CDS encoding class I SAM-dependent methyltransferase translates to MERGHVPDAMIRLGIRRLLKQRLTREREGGLERLGERRAEWVDVLKQSPVAILTELANAQHYEVPTELFQIALGPHLKYSACAFEHPERREDFSGDTLASAERRMLELYAERAELVDGQRMLDLGCGWGSFSLWAAERYPRSKIVGVSNSRTQREHILREAAARGLTNLQVLTQDANALSAQDFISAGISPRFDRIVSVEMFEHLRNYRTLFARLASWLDTSGKLFVHIFVHKELTYAFEAERADDWMGRHFFSGGLMPSEDLLLNFQDSLSLERRWRVSGLHYAKTARAWLTRLDESAERAREVLAAHYGTTNDEPNAEAQRWLMRWRVFFMACEELWGYRGGDEWFVAHYRFRRRH, encoded by the coding sequence ATGGAGCGCGGTCATGTACCCGACGCGATGATCCGCCTGGGGATCCGCCGCTTGCTCAAACAGCGCCTGACGCGAGAGCGCGAGGGTGGCCTCGAGCGCTTGGGGGAGCGACGCGCTGAGTGGGTCGACGTACTGAAGCAAAGCCCCGTGGCTATCCTCACGGAATTGGCAAACGCTCAACACTATGAAGTCCCGACGGAGCTGTTCCAGATCGCCCTCGGTCCCCACCTGAAGTACTCTGCGTGTGCCTTCGAGCATCCCGAGAGGCGCGAAGACTTCAGCGGCGACACCCTCGCCTCGGCCGAGCGACGCATGCTCGAGCTCTACGCCGAACGCGCGGAGCTGGTCGATGGGCAGCGGATGCTCGACCTGGGCTGCGGCTGGGGCTCCTTCTCACTCTGGGCGGCGGAGCGCTACCCTCGGAGCAAGATCGTCGGCGTCTCGAACTCGCGCACCCAGCGCGAGCACATCCTGCGCGAGGCGGCGGCGCGGGGCCTCACGAATCTCCAAGTTCTGACCCAAGACGCCAACGCACTCTCTGCTCAGGACTTCATATCCGCGGGGATCTCTCCTCGGTTCGACCGCATCGTCAGCGTCGAGATGTTCGAACACCTGCGAAACTATCGCACGCTCTTCGCGCGCCTCGCGAGTTGGCTCGATACTTCGGGCAAGCTGTTCGTCCACATCTTCGTTCACAAGGAACTCACCTACGCGTTCGAGGCTGAGCGCGCGGACGACTGGATGGGACGACACTTCTTCAGCGGGGGCTTGATGCCCAGCGAAGACTTGCTGCTGAACTTCCAGGACTCGTTGAGCCTGGAGCGACGCTGGCGCGTGAGCGGGCTGCACTACGCGAAAACAGCGCGCGCCTGGCTCACGCGGCTCGATGAGAGCGCGGAGCGCGCCCGGGAGGTCTTGGCCGCGCACTACGGGACCACGAACGACGAACCGAACGCCGAGGCCCAGCGCTGGCTCATGCGCTGGCGGGTGTTCTTCATGGCTTGCGAGGAGCTATGGGGCTACCGCGGCGGAGACGAGTGGTTCGTGGCTCACTATCGCTTCCGCCGCCGACACTAG
- a CDS encoding HDOD domain-containing protein: MDAGVIPTLPPPTPACDGLPPALAAAFEAQVKRGELSVALARGMAGKILEETLHEEPDLARLAEWLESDPGLTTATLNAANSAFFGLRMKVQTVERALAQLGSVRAREVLLLALSRAAMFTVREFKQEMLALREHSVATGIWSRAIAAHLGQPPATAFACGLLHEVGRPVALQELSTLSRLSRVKLNRATLWQTAASYRDQVGLVLVRSWADVDLLETVQGTTHRAIPRTVAFAKRIAALDFGWGDTCPVPETSAELAAEANLGGLLLTEDHAAALLSMRERALSQVQTL, from the coding sequence ATGGACGCTGGAGTCATCCCAACCTTACCCCCGCCAACACCGGCCTGCGATGGCCTCCCTCCCGCTCTAGCCGCGGCGTTCGAAGCGCAAGTCAAGCGCGGCGAGCTGAGTGTCGCGCTGGCACGAGGCATGGCCGGAAAGATCCTCGAGGAAACACTCCACGAGGAGCCCGACTTGGCTCGCCTCGCGGAGTGGCTCGAGTCGGATCCGGGCCTCACGACCGCGACGCTGAACGCTGCAAACTCCGCGTTCTTCGGTTTGCGAATGAAGGTCCAAACCGTCGAACGCGCGCTCGCCCAGCTGGGCAGCGTGCGCGCGCGCGAAGTGTTGCTGCTCGCGCTGAGTCGCGCCGCGATGTTCACCGTGCGCGAATTCAAACAGGAGATGCTCGCGCTGAGGGAGCACTCGGTGGCCACCGGGATCTGGTCGCGCGCCATCGCAGCCCACCTGGGTCAACCTCCTGCGACCGCCTTCGCGTGTGGCCTGCTCCACGAAGTCGGCAGACCGGTTGCGCTGCAAGAGCTGTCCACCCTGTCACGCCTGAGTCGCGTGAAGTTGAACCGGGCCACGCTCTGGCAGACTGCAGCGAGTTACCGGGATCAAGTCGGTCTGGTGCTCGTGCGCAGCTGGGCAGACGTCGATTTGCTAGAGACCGTCCAAGGCACGACTCACCGCGCGATCCCGCGTACCGTTGCCTTTGCGAAGCGCATCGCCGCCCTAGACTTCGGCTGGGGCGACACGTGTCCAGTTCCAGAGACGTCAGCGGAACTCGCCGCCGAGGCAAACCTCGGCGGGCTCCTGCTCACGGAGGACCACGCCGCCGCGCTGCTCTCGATGCGCGAGCGGGCCCTCAGTCAAGTCCAGACGCTGTAG
- a CDS encoding class I SAM-dependent methyltransferase, whose translation MRRQFWSFGLVALGVACGGSPPPEPVEPEAPIAEAPVAVEPVEEAPAPPAEPTKEELAAQKLVKDFAEMEASADAEDKRWTPELRAEAKKLAETKYANLSVALKAVLKGGHRTPGHAERDAARHPAETLAFFGVKPGMKVLEYGPGEGWYTEVLAPTLATSGMLYVTSGDPAGPRTVRGTMYAQRTQRFLKKAPEVYGKVQPIIVDSKAPDLKLDGELDMVLVVRGMHGWHRDGQVDVWLQQIFKSLKKGGVLGVVQHRAKADANPDESTKQGYLPEAFVVERAQAAGFKLSKKSEINANPKDTTEHPEGVWTLPPTLRLGDKDREQYTAIGESDRMTLRFVKP comes from the coding sequence ATGCGACGTCAGTTCTGGTCTTTCGGTTTGGTGGCTTTGGGTGTTGCGTGCGGCGGTTCTCCCCCGCCCGAACCTGTAGAGCCTGAAGCGCCCATCGCGGAGGCGCCGGTAGCCGTCGAGCCGGTTGAAGAGGCGCCAGCTCCCCCGGCGGAGCCGACCAAAGAGGAGCTCGCCGCACAGAAGCTGGTGAAGGACTTCGCCGAGATGGAGGCGAGCGCGGACGCCGAAGACAAGCGCTGGACCCCAGAGCTGCGCGCTGAGGCGAAGAAGCTCGCCGAGACGAAGTACGCGAACCTCAGTGTGGCGCTCAAGGCCGTGCTCAAGGGAGGGCATCGGACCCCCGGACACGCGGAGCGCGACGCCGCCCGTCACCCCGCGGAAACGCTTGCGTTCTTTGGGGTGAAACCCGGGATGAAGGTCTTGGAGTATGGCCCGGGTGAGGGTTGGTACACGGAGGTGCTTGCCCCCACGCTCGCGACTTCCGGGATGCTCTACGTCACCAGCGGGGATCCCGCAGGGCCGCGTACGGTTCGCGGTACGATGTACGCGCAGCGCACCCAGCGTTTCCTCAAGAAAGCGCCAGAGGTCTACGGCAAAGTTCAGCCGATCATCGTGGACAGCAAGGCTCCGGATCTCAAGCTCGACGGAGAACTCGATATGGTCCTGGTGGTCCGGGGCATGCACGGCTGGCACCGCGATGGCCAAGTGGACGTCTGGCTACAGCAGATCTTCAAGAGCCTGAAGAAGGGCGGAGTGCTCGGCGTGGTGCAGCACCGCGCGAAGGCGGACGCCAACCCTGACGAGAGCACCAAGCAGGGCTACCTGCCCGAGGCGTTCGTGGTTGAGCGCGCGCAGGCGGCGGGCTTCAAGTTGTCCAAGAAGTCGGAAATCAACGCGAACCCCAAGGACACGACCGAACATCCTGAAGGGGTGTGGACGTTGCCTCCCACGCTGCGCCTTGGAGACAAAGATCGCGAGCAGTACACCGCGATCGGCGAGAGCGACCGCATGACACTGCGCTTTGTCAAACCCTAG
- a CDS encoding SRPBCC family protein: MILLEESLEVSGDAEVVLGYVADFAHLPAWDPSVVRVQRLDDAKEVAVGSRFLVSLKSLGRTVNVDYRVVELTDRVATLVGSSSGVNAVDEIRVEQRGSRVRVSYRAEISLLGILRPMEGLLRSRIVAGGKAAITNLRERLEHLDVARRAEDSVPAVA, from the coding sequence ATGATCTTGTTGGAAGAATCCTTGGAAGTGTCCGGCGACGCCGAAGTCGTGTTGGGGTACGTCGCGGACTTCGCGCACCTGCCGGCTTGGGATCCGAGCGTGGTGCGCGTTCAGCGTCTGGATGATGCGAAGGAAGTCGCGGTCGGCTCGCGCTTCTTGGTGTCGCTCAAGTCGCTAGGGCGAACGGTGAACGTCGACTACCGCGTGGTCGAACTCACGGATCGCGTCGCCACCCTGGTTGGTTCTAGCTCCGGAGTGAACGCCGTGGACGAGATCCGCGTGGAACAGCGGGGATCTCGGGTACGGGTCAGCTACCGCGCGGAGATTTCGCTGCTTGGCATACTGAGGCCGATGGAGGGGCTCTTGCGATCGCGCATCGTAGCCGGCGGCAAAGCTGCCATCACGAACCTCAGGGAGCGCCTCGAGCATCTCGACGTCGCCCGGCGCGCCGAAGACTCTGTCCCCGCCGTGGCCTGA
- a CDS encoding DUF1365 domain-containing protein: MNHTETHSALYVGRVSHRRFGPTAHAFDYGLFMAYLDLDELPRVLDPIPGWSSRRPALAEFRRSDHFGAPKHSLRSSVDSLLMERGIEPPGGAIRLLTHLRYAGFVFNPVSFYYCFPEDKQAREPEVIIAEVDNTPWGERHLYVLPKAAAKLCGDDLCWEFDKAFHVSPFLPMDQRYSWRFGAPGQALRVAMTNRGFGADGVEPARTEQRTFAAHLSLERRPLTTTQAWGALARFPLMTGKVFGAIYWNALRLWLKGAPFYPHPRGNA; encoded by the coding sequence TTGAACCACACGGAAACACACAGCGCGCTCTACGTCGGTCGCGTCAGCCACCGGCGCTTCGGGCCGACTGCTCACGCCTTCGACTATGGCCTCTTCATGGCCTACCTCGATCTCGACGAGCTACCGCGGGTGCTCGACCCGATCCCCGGCTGGTCGTCGCGGCGCCCCGCGCTGGCGGAGTTTCGGCGCAGCGATCATTTCGGGGCTCCGAAGCACAGCCTGCGGTCGAGCGTCGACTCACTGCTGATGGAGCGTGGGATCGAGCCGCCGGGAGGTGCGATCCGCCTCCTCACCCACCTGCGCTACGCGGGCTTTGTCTTCAACCCCGTGAGTTTCTACTACTGCTTCCCCGAGGATAAACAGGCGAGGGAACCCGAGGTGATCATCGCCGAGGTCGACAACACGCCCTGGGGCGAGCGACATCTGTACGTGTTGCCGAAAGCGGCAGCCAAGCTGTGCGGTGACGACCTGTGCTGGGAGTTTGACAAGGCCTTTCACGTCTCCCCGTTCCTGCCGATGGATCAGCGCTACAGCTGGCGCTTCGGGGCCCCAGGGCAAGCACTCCGGGTCGCGATGACCAACCGAGGGTTCGGGGCTGATGGCGTCGAGCCCGCTCGAACCGAGCAGCGTACGTTTGCGGCGCATCTGAGCCTCGAGCGGCGACCGCTCACCACAACGCAAGCGTGGGGCGCCCTCGCGCGCTTTCCGCTGATGACCGGCAAGGTGTTTGGCGCCATCTACTGGAACGCACTCCGGCTCTGGCTGAAGGGCGCGCCGTTCTATCCACATCCGCGCGGTAACGCTTAA
- a CDS encoding DUF1641 domain-containing protein encodes MRFAHPVQEQCHEANWGYLGRTGIEMPGAALLGEHFAMEASVRVGGGNDALSRIEERLARIERLLSRHADQADDPGRQRLDALVARMTQPEMLDRLELLVDQIEQAPQLVAMLGDMFDDFARSAEAQGILLDDVAKNLKVALLGAARNANALGAFFDSGMLSPHAVDLLAKMAAALSQAATQGVKPVGLFGALGAMREPGVQQAMGMLVAMGRTLGDALNTAQVKQLPAGNQG; translated from the coding sequence GTGCGTTTCGCGCACCCCGTTCAGGAGCAGTGTCACGAGGCCAACTGGGGGTATCTCGGTCGCACGGGGATCGAGATGCCAGGAGCCGCGCTGCTCGGGGAGCATTTCGCAATGGAAGCATCAGTCAGAGTCGGCGGAGGCAATGATGCCTTGAGTCGGATTGAGGAGCGCCTCGCGCGTATCGAGCGTCTGCTGTCTCGCCACGCAGACCAAGCAGACGACCCAGGGCGTCAACGGCTGGATGCGCTGGTCGCGCGAATGACCCAACCGGAGATGCTGGATCGGCTCGAGCTGCTCGTGGACCAGATTGAGCAGGCACCGCAGCTCGTCGCGATGCTCGGTGATATGTTCGACGACTTCGCCCGCTCAGCAGAGGCTCAAGGCATCCTCCTGGACGACGTGGCAAAGAACCTCAAGGTTGCGTTGCTCGGTGCCGCGCGCAACGCCAACGCGCTTGGGGCGTTCTTCGACTCCGGTATGTTGAGCCCCCACGCCGTGGATCTGCTCGCAAAGATGGCTGCAGCGCTGAGCCAAGCGGCCACTCAAGGCGTGAAGCCGGTTGGCCTGTTCGGCGCCCTCGGGGCGATGCGTGAGCCGGGCGTGCAGCAAGCGATGGGCATGTTGGTCGCCATGGGCCGCACCCTCGGTGATGCGCTGAACACCGCTCAGGTCAAGCAACTCCCTGCAGGGAACCAGGGCTGA
- a CDS encoding class I SAM-dependent methyltransferase — translation MSQSLLLHNSTANPLSAPNRALQRHSEERSARPGALAAFAKRLLLGRLVRLEVGSVVLMDGQQAHAFGTLHPDFPEPVRVSVRSPQAYVDLCFGGSIGAAEAYARGHWTCAEPATLARIFARNRGALWQLDSGLAQLTKPAARLAHALQRNTLSGSRRNIEAHYDLGNDFYSQFLDETLSYSAAVFESPDQALFDASVNKLERVCRKLDLKPTDHLVEIGSGWGALAVHAAEHFGCRVTTTTLSREQYRLARQRVAQAGMDDRIEVLLRDYRDLPLLVESQGRFDKLVSIEMVEAVGHQYLSDYFQVCERLLKPDGLMLIQAITIRDQRFEAHKHNVDFIKRYIFPGSCIPSLTALSEACSRTDLKLIGLEDISSHYALTLRHWRERFMARRGEIAALGYGEEFLRLWEWYLAYCEGAFSERYIGNAQLLYEGPMRRSDAPLTPTSAIGLGEIS, via the coding sequence ATGAGCCAGAGTCTGCTGCTGCATAATTCAACCGCTAATCCGCTCAGCGCGCCGAACCGGGCACTTCAACGCCACTCCGAGGAACGGTCCGCGCGTCCTGGCGCCCTTGCCGCGTTTGCCAAACGCTTGCTGCTCGGTCGCCTCGTGCGCTTGGAAGTTGGCTCCGTGGTCTTGATGGATGGTCAACAAGCGCACGCCTTCGGCACGCTGCATCCGGATTTTCCGGAGCCGGTACGCGTCTCGGTTCGCTCGCCCCAAGCTTACGTCGACTTGTGCTTCGGCGGGTCGATCGGCGCTGCTGAGGCCTACGCTCGCGGGCACTGGACGTGCGCGGAACCTGCGACCCTGGCGAGGATCTTCGCGCGCAATCGCGGCGCGCTCTGGCAGCTCGACAGCGGCTTGGCGCAGCTGACGAAGCCTGCTGCGCGCCTCGCCCACGCACTCCAGCGCAACACGCTGAGTGGCAGTCGGCGAAACATCGAAGCACACTACGACCTCGGCAACGACTTCTACTCCCAGTTCCTCGACGAAACCCTCAGCTACTCCGCCGCGGTCTTCGAGTCTCCTGACCAGGCGCTGTTCGACGCCTCGGTGAACAAGCTCGAGCGAGTCTGTCGGAAGCTCGATCTGAAACCGACGGATCACCTGGTCGAGATCGGGAGCGGGTGGGGAGCGCTAGCCGTCCACGCCGCGGAGCACTTTGGATGTCGAGTCACCACGACCACGCTCAGCCGCGAACAGTACCGCCTGGCTCGCCAGCGAGTCGCGCAGGCGGGTATGGACGATCGCATCGAAGTGTTGCTGCGTGACTACCGCGACCTGCCGCTCCTGGTGGAGTCACAGGGTCGCTTCGACAAACTCGTGAGCATCGAGATGGTGGAAGCGGTGGGGCACCAGTACCTCTCCGACTACTTTCAAGTCTGCGAGCGCTTGCTCAAGCCGGACGGCTTGATGTTGATTCAAGCGATCACGATCCGGGACCAGCGCTTCGAGGCGCACAAGCACAACGTCGATTTCATCAAGCGCTACATCTTCCCAGGCAGCTGCATTCCCTCACTCACAGCGCTCTCGGAGGCCTGCTCCCGCACCGATCTGAAGCTGATTGGTCTGGAGGACATCAGCAGCCACTACGCCTTGACGCTCCGTCACTGGCGCGAGCGCTTCATGGCGCGGCGTGGGGAGATCGCAGCTTTGGGGTACGGAGAAGAGTTTCTCAGGCTCTGGGAGTGGTACCTGGCCTACTGCGAAGGCGCCTTCAGCGAGCGCTACATCGGCAACGCGCAGCTCTTGTACGAAGGCCCAATGCGTCGCTCCGACGCGCCCCTCACCCCCACGAGCGCAATCGGTCTAGGGGAGATTTCGTGA
- a CDS encoding FtsQ-type POTRA domain-containing protein has translation MSGIKHRAIEAPDETGYVPSESPPPVGVKPKNKATKKRAAEKRAARRGEASLQERPGFFLRAWMGTKLLSGILVVLGAALALAWGLQRYALTTPRFAIQKLDVTGTLRRAPDQLSKQAGVKLGDNLFAVDTDVAERRLLEDPWIASAKVERRIPATLAIHVVEREAQAIASVGGSLYLVSREGEPFKQTEDGDPQDLPVISGITADDFARDRVRQVERIRVGMQVLRQYARVPMSKVHAPQEVNLGSDGDVVLTIGKSGIALHLGKGPWRSKLLMAWRVMGSLAAKGRLPRIVFLDNRAHPERVVVRMK, from the coding sequence GTGAGTGGGATCAAGCACCGCGCGATCGAAGCGCCCGACGAGACCGGCTACGTTCCAAGCGAGAGCCCGCCCCCAGTCGGCGTGAAGCCAAAGAACAAGGCGACCAAGAAGCGGGCTGCCGAAAAGCGCGCCGCTCGGCGTGGGGAGGCGTCGCTGCAAGAGCGCCCTGGCTTCTTCCTGCGTGCCTGGATGGGCACCAAGCTCCTGAGCGGCATCTTGGTCGTGCTGGGTGCAGCCCTCGCGCTGGCGTGGGGCCTCCAGAGGTACGCGCTGACGACGCCGCGCTTCGCCATTCAGAAGCTCGATGTGACGGGAACGCTGCGCCGCGCCCCGGACCAGCTCTCGAAACAGGCAGGCGTCAAGCTCGGGGACAACCTCTTCGCAGTGGACACCGACGTGGCTGAGCGCCGCCTGCTCGAAGATCCGTGGATCGCTTCCGCAAAGGTCGAGCGACGCATCCCCGCAACGTTGGCGATTCACGTGGTGGAGCGCGAAGCGCAAGCGATCGCCAGTGTCGGCGGCAGCCTGTACTTGGTGAGCCGTGAGGGTGAGCCGTTCAAGCAGACCGAGGACGGCGATCCTCAGGACCTGCCGGTCATCAGCGGGATCACCGCAGACGACTTCGCGCGCGATCGCGTGCGCCAGGTCGAGCGTATCCGCGTGGGGATGCAGGTGCTGCGTCAGTACGCTCGGGTGCCGATGAGCAAAGTGCACGCGCCCCAGGAGGTGAACCTCGGGTCTGATGGCGACGTGGTGCTGACGATTGGCAAGAGCGGCATCGCGCTCCATCTGGGGAAGGGGCCCTGGCGCTCGAAGCTGCTGATGGCCTGGCGGGTGATGGGCTCCCTGGCGGCCAAGGGGCGCTTGCCGCGCATCGTGTTCTTGGACAACCGCGCGCATCCGGAGCGCGTGGTCGTGCGCATGAAGTGA
- a CDS encoding SDR family NAD(P)-dependent oxidoreductase, which yields MLNWLLDRSVVFNFDRTGFKRHARGFLASDLEVNLAGRTVLVTGANSGLGFEACRGLGELGAHVVLLCRNAARGRDACERLQQAVPSGSFELELLDVSRLADVERYVTQRAPDVVDVLINNAGVLPATREETPEGVELCFATNVLGPFALTRGLLSKLRRSDDPRVIHVSSGGMYPVALDLADWEWKTRDYAGTRAYALTKRAEVVLNELWASRESWLTSSAMHPGWADTPAVRSSLPRFHQITRAILRSPAEGADTIVWLAACARLRGESGHFWFDRQRAPSHVFPTTRSGDRHGPALWELCESLMAREKAAGQRHAAAT from the coding sequence ATGCTGAACTGGCTTCTGGATCGGAGTGTCGTTTTCAACTTCGATCGCACCGGCTTCAAGCGTCACGCGAGAGGCTTCCTAGCGAGTGACCTCGAGGTAAACCTTGCCGGCCGCACGGTGCTCGTCACCGGCGCGAACTCGGGGCTCGGCTTCGAGGCTTGCCGGGGGTTAGGGGAGTTAGGTGCCCATGTGGTCCTCCTGTGTCGCAACGCAGCCCGCGGACGCGACGCGTGTGAGCGACTTCAGCAAGCCGTACCCAGTGGGAGCTTCGAGCTCGAGCTGCTCGACGTATCGCGGCTCGCGGACGTCGAGCGCTACGTCACTCAACGGGCTCCGGATGTGGTCGACGTGTTGATCAACAACGCCGGGGTACTCCCGGCGACGCGTGAGGAGACACCAGAGGGCGTCGAACTCTGCTTTGCGACCAATGTGCTCGGTCCGTTTGCGCTCACCCGCGGGTTGTTATCGAAGTTGCGCCGGTCCGACGACCCCCGGGTGATTCACGTTTCGAGCGGCGGCATGTATCCGGTTGCCCTCGACCTCGCTGATTGGGAGTGGAAGACCCGGGACTACGCTGGGACCCGGGCCTACGCGCTCACCAAACGCGCCGAGGTCGTGCTCAACGAGCTCTGGGCGTCCCGCGAGAGTTGGCTCACGAGCTCGGCCATGCACCCGGGGTGGGCAGATACGCCCGCCGTGAGGAGTTCCCTGCCGCGCTTTCACCAGATCACCCGCGCGATTCTGCGTAGCCCAGCCGAAGGGGCTGACACCATCGTGTGGCTTGCGGCTTGTGCGCGCTTGCGTGGCGAGAGCGGTCACTTCTGGTTCGACCGCCAGCGCGCCCCCAGCCATGTGTTTCCCACGACTCGGAGTGGAGACCGCCATGGCCCCGCGCTTTGGGAGCTGTGCGAGTCGCTCATGGCGCGTGAGAAAGCCGCGGGTCAGCGTCACGCTGCTGCGACCTGA
- a CDS encoding NAD(P)/FAD-dependent oxidoreductase: MSSEHFEVLVVGGGTAGVSIAARLMASDKPPKVGLIEPSEHHYYQPIWTLVGGGVFPKEVSVRPEAEYIPKGVEWLRDRVKSFDPENSRVVTKGGKTITYDDLVVTLGIQLDWKKVKGLEDALGQGGVTSNYSYQTVEYTWKLMREFQGGNAIFTYPSTPIKCAGAPQKIMWLAEEHFRRSGVRDGSNVIFASAGAAIFGVAKYRTALEKLVAERNVEARFGHDLIEVRGREAVFKVDGKEKVLKFDMLHVTPPQSSPDVIKQSALADTAGWVEVNKHTLQHTRFPNVWSAGDCSSAPTSKTGAAVRKQVPVLVDNLLAKRAGEKVEAEYDGYASCPLVTGRGTVMLAEFGYDGKIMESFPFDQAEERYSMWLLKAYGLPSMYWNGMLRGRM; encoded by the coding sequence ATGTCTAGCGAGCACTTTGAGGTCCTGGTGGTCGGCGGTGGCACCGCTGGCGTGAGCATCGCGGCGCGGCTGATGGCAAGCGATAAGCCGCCAAAGGTTGGGCTGATCGAGCCTTCGGAGCACCACTACTACCAGCCGATCTGGACGCTGGTGGGCGGCGGCGTCTTCCCCAAGGAAGTGTCGGTGCGCCCTGAGGCAGAGTACATCCCGAAAGGGGTCGAGTGGCTGCGTGATCGGGTCAAGAGCTTCGACCCTGAGAACAGTCGGGTGGTGACGAAGGGTGGCAAGACCATCACCTATGACGACTTGGTCGTTACCTTGGGGATTCAACTCGACTGGAAAAAGGTCAAGGGCTTGGAGGACGCGCTGGGGCAGGGCGGTGTTACTTCCAACTACAGCTACCAAACCGTCGAGTACACCTGGAAGCTGATGCGCGAGTTCCAAGGTGGGAATGCGATTTTCACCTACCCATCCACGCCCATCAAGTGTGCGGGCGCCCCGCAGAAGATCATGTGGCTGGCCGAGGAGCACTTTCGGCGTTCCGGCGTGCGTGATGGGTCCAACGTGATCTTTGCCTCCGCGGGAGCCGCGATCTTTGGCGTGGCGAAGTACCGTACCGCACTCGAGAAGCTGGTCGCCGAGCGGAACGTCGAGGCGCGGTTTGGTCATGACTTGATCGAAGTGCGTGGACGAGAGGCGGTGTTCAAGGTTGACGGCAAGGAGAAGGTGCTGAAGTTCGACATGCTCCATGTGACACCACCTCAGAGCTCGCCAGACGTGATCAAGCAGAGTGCACTGGCGGATACTGCCGGTTGGGTGGAGGTGAACAAGCACACGCTGCAGCACACGCGGTTCCCCAACGTTTGGTCCGCAGGAGATTGCTCGAGCGCTCCGACCTCCAAGACGGGTGCAGCCGTGCGGAAACAAGTCCCGGTGCTGGTCGACAACCTATTGGCGAAGCGCGCAGGGGAAAAGGTCGAAGCGGAGTACGACGGCTACGCGTCGTGTCCGCTGGTTACCGGCCGCGGTACCGTGATGCTCGCGGAGTTTGGCTACGACGGGAAAATCATGGAGAGCTTCCCCTTCGACCAAGCCGAAGAGCGCTACAGCATGTGGCTCCTGAAGGCGTACGGCCTACCGAGCATGTACTGGAACGGCATGCTGCGCGGCCGCATGTGA
- a CDS encoding FAD-dependent oxidoreductase → MVASVSPLPPGQRVAVIGSGIAGLTSAWLLAKRHEVSVFEADARIGGHTHTFDVEVGGQAYAIDTGFIVFNHWMYPNFIRLLDKLGVASKPTDMCFGVNDEETGLEYSSRYLSGWFAQRGRIFDRAHWRTLLDLLRFSRETRALMPTRDQLSWDYSLGEFLREGRYSRDFAERFIVPMGSAIWSAPLTELEHAFPFRLFIEFFHNHGMLNLLHKPVWRVIQGGSRSYLEPLTRPFATRIRTACPVLRVERLRDEVKLLTHAGWESFDQLVIATHSDQALRLLDFDARDAERAVLGAMRYQQNDVVLHTDERLLPKNRGAWAAWNYSIPKGAFRGATRPRATLTYNMNHLMGLEAPVTFCVTLNGTASIDPKRILGRFDYAHPVYDAASARARLRYSEIGGAKHRTHFAGAYWGYGFHEDGVVSAVRVGEAFGCRL, encoded by the coding sequence ATGGTTGCATCGGTTTCGCCGTTACCCCCTGGACAGCGGGTTGCTGTCATCGGCAGCGGCATCGCCGGCTTGACCAGCGCCTGGCTGCTCGCGAAGCGCCACGAGGTCAGCGTCTTCGAGGCTGACGCCAGGATCGGCGGGCACACCCACACCTTCGACGTGGAGGTCGGAGGCCAAGCCTACGCGATCGATACGGGCTTCATCGTCTTCAACCACTGGATGTATCCGAACTTCATCCGCTTGCTCGACAAGCTCGGGGTGGCGTCCAAGCCCACGGATATGTGTTTTGGGGTCAACGATGAAGAGACCGGCCTCGAGTACTCGTCGCGCTATTTGAGCGGCTGGTTCGCGCAGCGCGGGCGCATCTTCGATCGGGCGCACTGGCGCACGCTCCTCGATCTGCTTCGCTTCTCCAGGGAAACACGGGCCCTCATGCCGACCCGAGATCAGCTGAGCTGGGACTACAGCCTCGGGGAGTTTCTGCGAGAGGGGCGCTACAGTCGAGATTTCGCGGAGCGCTTCATCGTTCCCATGGGGTCGGCAATCTGGTCGGCTCCGTTAACGGAGCTCGAGCACGCGTTCCCTTTTCGGCTGTTCATCGAGTTCTTCCACAACCATGGGATGTTGAACCTGCTCCACAAGCCGGTCTGGCGGGTGATTCAGGGAGGCTCCCGGAGCTACCTGGAGCCGCTGACCCGCCCATTTGCGACGCGCATTCGCACCGCCTGTCCCGTGCTGCGGGTCGAGCGACTCCGCGACGAGGTCAAGCTACTCACACACGCTGGTTGGGAGTCCTTCGATCAGCTGGTGATCGCCACCCACAGCGACCAAGCGCTGCGGCTGCTGGACTTCGATGCTCGGGACGCGGAACGCGCAGTGCTGGGCGCCATGCGCTACCAGCAGAACGACGTCGTATTGCACACCGACGAACGTCTGCTGCCGAAGAACCGCGGAGCCTGGGCGGCCTGGAACTACAGCATCCCAAAGGGCGCATTTCGCGGTGCTACGCGCCCCCGCGCGACGTTGACCTACAACATGAACCACCTGATGGGTCTAGAGGCGCCCGTCACCTTCTGCGTCACGCTGAACGGCACCGCTAGCATCGACCCGAAGCGCATCCTCGGTCGATTCGACTATGCCCATCCCGTCTACGACGCGGCGAGCGCGCGGGCGCGCCTGCGCTATTCCGAGATCGGTGGCGCGAAACATCGCACGCACTTCGCCGGGGCGTACTGGGGTTATGGCTTCCATGAGGATGGCGTGGTGAGCGCCGTGCGCGTCGGGGAGGCATTCGGGTGCCGCCTTTGA